In one Desulfoferula mesophila genomic region, the following are encoded:
- a CDS encoding TRAP transporter substrate-binding protein produces MAKKSVLFALMILLLVNLIVMGQPVMAAEKMPYVDVPITYTGSPIPCRYGIYLSPGHHMYSEGWHTFTTLVDQRTKGKIKVKEFVGGVLFKANAGFKAVRGNICDVSPAYPNYSPTGFSLVMGAGLPFMWENAYVAARALEELYPKYFKKDYEALGCKLLLMSSTSNYHLFTNKPVTKLEQLKGMKVRSGGGMLNKLLEGYGMVPVVVPSPEIYTAMQRGMVDACIFSWASAQSYKLYEVCKYVTEIGPGLAAFAPTSGIVNPGWLKKLPPDLKKLVYGAARETGINISASYEDHTPGARKAFEEHGVKIIKLPPDEVKRWKAAAQPVVDQWVKDMEGKGLPAKQLIKEMEALNDKYKNFTKQQMLDLQRTNPVPMDKLW; encoded by the coding sequence ATGGCCAAGAAAAGCGTTTTGTTCGCGCTGATGATCCTTTTATTGGTGAATCTGATCGTGATGGGCCAGCCAGTCATGGCTGCTGAGAAAATGCCTTATGTAGACGTGCCGATAACCTACACCGGCTCGCCAATACCCTGTCGCTACGGCATTTATCTAAGTCCTGGTCACCATATGTACTCCGAAGGTTGGCATACCTTCACTACTTTGGTGGACCAACGGACTAAAGGAAAAATCAAAGTCAAAGAGTTTGTAGGCGGGGTATTGTTCAAGGCAAATGCCGGATTCAAAGCTGTGCGTGGCAATATTTGCGACGTATCACCAGCCTATCCAAACTATTCGCCAACGGGTTTTTCGCTGGTCATGGGGGCCGGGCTTCCCTTCATGTGGGAAAATGCTTACGTTGCCGCTCGCGCTTTGGAAGAGCTCTACCCCAAGTATTTCAAAAAGGATTATGAGGCTCTAGGATGCAAGCTTCTGCTTATGTCCTCTACTAGTAATTACCATCTGTTCACCAACAAGCCGGTTACCAAATTGGAGCAGCTTAAGGGCATGAAGGTTCGCAGCGGAGGCGGCATGCTCAACAAGCTACTCGAAGGATACGGCATGGTTCCTGTGGTGGTACCCTCTCCCGAGATTTACACCGCTATGCAAAGAGGCATGGTTGACGCGTGCATCTTCTCCTGGGCCAGTGCCCAAAGTTACAAGCTCTATGAGGTCTGCAAGTATGTGACGGAGATCGGCCCCGGCCTAGCTGCTTTTGCACCTACCTCGGGCATCGTCAACCCCGGTTGGCTCAAGAAACTGCCTCCGGATCTTAAGAAGCTGGTGTACGGGGCGGCGCGCGAGACTGGCATTAATATTTCAGCCTCTTATGAGGACCATACCCCCGGTGCTCGCAAGGCTTTCGAGGAACACGGCGTAAAGATCATCAAACTGCCTCCCGATGAAGTCAAACGGTGGAAAGCGGCCGCACAGCCGGTTGTGGACCAGTGGGTGAAGGACATGGAAGGCAAGGGCTTACCGGCCAAACAACTAATTAAGGAGATGGAAGCTCTTAACGACAAGTACAAAAATTTTACGAAACAACAAATGTTGGATCTCCAAAGAACAAACCCAGTTCCCATGGACAAGCTTTGGTAA
- a CDS encoding TRAP transporter small permease: MPVVRMSTGMANIIILTGGIMEDHGIDNSIYQHKIFIDFISYWFAQVGSVIVLVAMMCLVTIDVILRDIFNAPIRGANDVNCLLMMILVLLSLSYCWTRRGHIRMELLVRILPKRGRNFCWALAALAGSTVFGFMSLQSFYAVIDAIELHEITFEANVVLWPFRIIYLIGCLVFTIQMIVDFFRYLRATFVYEKAV, from the coding sequence ATGCCCGTCGTCCGAATGTCGACGGGCATGGCAAATATTATCATATTGACAGGTGGGATCATGGAAGATCATGGGATCGATAATTCGATATACCAGCACAAGATATTTATCGACTTCATAAGCTACTGGTTCGCACAAGTCGGGTCAGTAATCGTTCTCGTAGCTATGATGTGCCTAGTCACAATTGACGTTATCCTGAGGGATATATTCAATGCCCCAATCCGTGGTGCTAACGACGTTAACTGCCTCTTGATGATGATCCTGGTTCTACTTTCTTTGTCCTATTGCTGGACGCGGCGCGGCCACATAAGGATGGAGCTTCTTGTGCGAATCCTTCCCAAGAGAGGACGGAATTTCTGCTGGGCCTTGGCGGCCTTGGCGGGATCGACGGTATTCGGATTTATGTCACTTCAATCATTTTATGCTGTAATTGACGCCATCGAACTGCACGAAATCACCTTCGAAGCCAACGTAGTACTTTGGCCTTTCCGCATCATTTACCTTATAGGATGTCTAGTGTTCACGATCCAGATGATTGTGGACTTTTTTAGATATTTGCGCGCTACTTTCGTTTATGAGAAAGCAGTGTAG